A region of Spartobacteria bacterium DNA encodes the following proteins:
- a CDS encoding sugar ABC transporter substrate-binding protein, with protein MKKILNTLAVLTLTTGMICCPSEAKAAKKDIVIGFVPMTMNNEYFITMVNGAKQKAKEMGVQLDVQAADQHASAAAQLTIVENMITAGVDGICIVPSSSEGLVSALERCKSANVPVINLDTKINESVLKEVGLDVPFFGTDNYAGAAAAGNYAVANFPKGTKTAILTGIEGQQNAADRRNGFYDTVKSKLNIVAEQSANWEVDQGYTATQNILSANPDLQLIFASNDGMAIGALRAVEEAELQDQVQIIGFDAISEALELVDRNEMLGTVAQYPAEMGILGVENVVNAINGKPVELSIDTGAKLITKKNVQQHKDYSKQFAD; from the coding sequence ATGAAGAAAATACTAAATACACTGGCAGTTCTTACACTTACAACAGGCATGATTTGTTGCCCGTCGGAAGCGAAGGCCGCTAAGAAGGACATTGTGATCGGGTTTGTTCCTATGACCATGAACAATGAATACTTCATCACAATGGTGAACGGCGCGAAACAGAAAGCCAAAGAAATGGGCGTACAGCTGGATGTTCAGGCAGCCGACCAGCATGCCAGCGCAGCAGCGCAGTTGACTATTGTTGAAAATATGATCACCGCCGGTGTCGACGGTATCTGTATTGTTCCCAGTTCTTCAGAAGGCCTTGTTTCGGCGTTGGAACGCTGCAAGAGTGCTAATGTTCCTGTGATCAATCTGGATACTAAAATCAACGAAAGTGTGCTGAAGGAAGTCGGACTGGACGTCCCGTTCTTTGGAACAGACAATTATGCCGGCGCAGCGGCAGCGGGTAACTACGCAGTAGCGAACTTTCCTAAAGGTACAAAAACCGCTATTCTGACGGGCATCGAAGGCCAGCAGAATGCCGCCGATCGCCGTAACGGTTTCTATGATACAGTGAAATCAAAACTGAATATCGTCGCTGAACAGTCCGCAAACTGGGAAGTGGATCAGGGTTACACGGCTACACAGAACATCCTGAGCGCAAATCCTGATTTGCAGCTGATTTTTGCATCCAATGACGGCATGGCTATCGGCGCATTGCGTGCGGTGGAAGAAGCGGAATTGCAGGATCAGGTACAAATCATTGGTTTCGATGCCATTTCTGAAGCACTGGAGCTGGTGGACAGAAATGAAATGCTGGGAACAGTGGCTCAGTATCCTGCTGAAATGGGTATCCTCGGTGTTGAAAACGTGGTTAACGCAATCAATGGCAAACCGGTCGAATTGAGCATTGATACCGGCGCGAAACTGATCACAAAGAAAAACGTACAGCAGCACAAAGATTACTCCAAACAATTTGCTGACTAA
- a CDS encoding DEAD/DEAH box helicase encodes MHSIADLGWTYCTPIQADALPPTLAGRDCTGRAQTGTGKTAAFLLAILHRLIENPLTDSRADGHPRALIIAPTRELVQQIEQDAIKLCSHSKIHMVSVYGGASYIKQKDDIESAPLDIVIATPGRLIDLCRNKVLNLQQVEMMIIDEADRMLDMGFIPDVRRIVRMTPPRNRRQTLLFSATLSPEVLRLAEHWLENPVSIEVEPESVAVKSVEQHMYIVENNRKMSLLYHILSVEKPERAIIFANRRDQVFNLCVTLKELGINCDMISGALTQNKREKTLHRFKDGSTTVLVATDVAGRGLHVDAISHVINYNLPTDPEDYVHRIGRTGRAGALGKSISFACEEDSFYIPDIEEYLGEEIKCERPDDSWFPELPKIKKRKKVYGQTGDSSRSGSKRGRSSSRRPQQRAPRQKSSNAPAKDNNDAQ; translated from the coding sequence ATGCATTCCATTGCTGATCTGGGCTGGACCTACTGTACGCCGATTCAGGCCGATGCGCTGCCTCCAACACTGGCAGGCAGAGACTGCACTGGCAGAGCACAGACCGGCACGGGGAAAACGGCCGCATTCCTGCTCGCCATTCTGCATCGTCTGATTGAAAATCCGCTGACGGATTCGCGAGCCGACGGACACCCCAGAGCACTGATTATCGCCCCGACCCGTGAACTCGTGCAACAGATCGAACAGGATGCGATCAAACTTTGCAGTCACTCAAAGATTCATATGGTCTCGGTGTACGGCGGCGCGAGTTATATCAAACAGAAGGATGACATTGAAAGCGCACCGCTGGACATAGTGATTGCTACACCGGGCCGTCTGATTGATCTGTGTCGCAATAAAGTACTGAATCTACAGCAGGTCGAGATGATGATCATTGACGAAGCGGATCGTATGCTGGATATGGGATTTATTCCCGATGTCCGCAGAATCGTCCGCATGACCCCGCCGCGGAATCGCCGTCAAACATTGCTGTTCAGCGCAACATTGTCGCCGGAAGTCCTGCGACTGGCCGAACATTGGCTCGAAAATCCCGTAAGCATTGAAGTCGAACCGGAATCAGTGGCGGTGAAATCAGTGGAACAGCATATGTACATTGTGGAAAACAACCGCAAAATGTCGTTGCTTTATCATATCCTCAGCGTAGAAAAACCGGAACGTGCTATCATTTTTGCGAATCGGCGCGATCAGGTATTCAACCTTTGCGTCACCTTGAAAGAACTGGGCATTAACTGCGATATGATCTCCGGTGCACTGACCCAGAACAAGCGGGAAAAAACACTGCATCGCTTTAAAGATGGATCAACAACAGTACTGGTGGCCACCGATGTGGCAGGTCGCGGACTGCACGTGGATGCCATCAGTCATGTGATTAACTATAATCTGCCTACAGATCCGGAAGATTACGTGCATCGTATTGGGCGTACAGGACGCGCCGGGGCTCTCGGTAAATCCATCAGTTTTGCCTGTGAGGAAGATTCCTTCTATATCCCGGATATCGAAGAATATCTTGGCGAAGAAATTAAATGCGAACGTCCCGATGATTCCTGGTTCCCGGAGTTGCCGAAAATCAAAAAACGGAAAAAAGTGTACGGGCAAACCGGTGATAGCTCCCGTTCCGGATCAAAAAGAGGCCGTTCCTCATCCAGACGTCCCCAGCAGCGTGCACCCAGACAAAAATCGTCAAATGCGCCTGCCAAGGATAATAACGACGCACAATAA
- a CDS encoding L-fuculose-phosphate aldolase — MLLQEEREELVKYGKLIIQAGLTKGTGGNFSVYNREQGLMAITPSGIPYMVMTPEDIVIMDLNGHVVDGTLIPSSEHEMHATVYREREDVNAMVHMHSTFCTTLSALNEPLPAIDYLVAFSGDKEVKCAEYATYGTPELAANAMKAMGKQNAVLLANHGLNAVAGNMMMAFAIAEQIEFCAEVYIRARSAGTPVILSDDEMTMMVKRFANYGQRKEG; from the coding sequence ATGTTATTACAAGAAGAAAGAGAAGAACTGGTCAAATACGGAAAATTGATTATCCAGGCGGGATTGACCAAAGGTACGGGCGGGAATTTCAGCGTCTATAATCGGGAACAAGGACTGATGGCCATCACCCCGTCCGGCATCCCCTACATGGTCATGACACCGGAAGATATCGTCATCATGGATCTCAACGGCCATGTCGTGGACGGAACACTTATTCCTTCATCAGAGCACGAAATGCATGCAACTGTGTACAGAGAAAGAGAAGATGTCAATGCCATGGTTCATATGCATTCCACGTTCTGCACCACTCTGTCGGCACTGAATGAACCCCTTCCCGCAATCGATTACCTGGTAGCATTTTCCGGGGATAAAGAAGTGAAATGTGCCGAATATGCAACCTACGGCACCCCCGAGCTGGCAGCTAATGCCATGAAAGCCATGGGCAAACAAAACGCAGTCCTATTAGCCAATCACGGGTTAAATGCCGTTGCTGGCAACATGATGATGGCTTTTGCCATTGCAGAACAAATCGAATTCTGCGCAGAAGTCTATATCCGCGCACGCAGTGCAGGAACACCGGTCATCCTCAGCGACGACGAAATGACCATGATGGTGAAACGCTTTGCCAATTATGGACAGAGAAAAGAAGGCTAG
- a CDS encoding YjgP/YjgQ family permease has product MKLIDKYLLRAFFVPFLYCVIAFTMIFVIFDLFNNLSDFLEAKTNGWLIAQYYVYVIPSVFVYIVPTSLMLSLLYVLSNMTKNNELTAMRASGVSLYRLMQPFIIFGFLISISVAIVNETVGPWSAYWTDQFVKAEKHKHEYNIYMAHNLALKNTKNYREWFIGVFNTKTFEMQNVRIIQQRPDGSDSAKIWAKKAQWLDGEWWLSDVIRQDYRANGRPSGGPRNLGMGERTKAVPMPELTERPEDFLNERKDARDNPEQFSSRELMQYIERHRDFSQKVRARVYTDFYSRMAMPWTCLIVVLLGIPFGSHTARKGAILGISLALALFFSYYALINVCVALGKGQYVTPWLAAWFPNILFFGLGSILVYRMR; this is encoded by the coding sequence ATGAAATTAATAGACAAATACCTGCTGAGAGCATTCTTCGTACCCTTTCTGTACTGCGTGATCGCGTTCACCATGATTTTTGTGATTTTTGACCTCTTCAATAACCTATCGGATTTCCTTGAGGCGAAAACCAACGGATGGCTCATTGCGCAGTATTATGTCTATGTCATCCCTTCCGTTTTTGTCTATATCGTTCCTACATCCCTGATGCTTTCCCTGCTTTATGTGCTGAGCAACATGACGAAAAACAATGAACTGACCGCCATGCGGGCCAGCGGGGTCAGTCTGTACCGCCTGATGCAGCCCTTCATTATTTTTGGATTTCTAATCAGCATATCCGTGGCCATTGTCAACGAGACCGTAGGACCGTGGTCAGCCTACTGGACAGACCAATTTGTGAAAGCGGAAAAGCATAAACACGAATACAACATCTACATGGCCCACAATCTGGCACTTAAAAATACAAAAAACTACCGCGAATGGTTCATCGGTGTTTTTAATACAAAAACCTTTGAAATGCAGAATGTACGCATTATTCAGCAGCGGCCTGACGGCTCTGATTCTGCCAAGATATGGGCAAAAAAAGCCCAGTGGCTGGACGGAGAATGGTGGTTGTCTGACGTTATTCGGCAAGATTATCGCGCCAATGGCCGACCGTCCGGCGGCCCCAGGAATCTGGGTATGGGGGAGCGCACCAAAGCTGTTCCCATGCCAGAACTCACCGAGCGACCGGAAGATTTTCTTAATGAACGCAAGGATGCCCGCGATAATCCTGAGCAATTTTCTTCGCGGGAACTGATGCAGTATATCGAACGGCATCGGGATTTTTCTCAAAAAGTCCGCGCACGTGTATACACTGATTTTTACAGCCGTATGGCCATGCCGTGGACCTGCCTGATCGTCGTACTGCTTGGCATTCCTTTTGGATCTCACACGGCGCGCAAAGGCGCCATTCTAGGTATATCCCTCGCTCTGGCACTGTTTTTCAGTTACTACGCTCTAATAAATGTATGCGTCGCACTGGGAAAAGGACAGTATGTGACACCATGGCTTGCCGCCTGGTTTCCCAACATACTGTTTTTTGGATTGGGCAGTATACTGGTGTATCGGATGAGGTGA
- a CDS encoding DUF342 domain-containing protein, with protein sequence MAIRSLVVDDFPMNRMILHKYLSVLGTVHDADEGLSGVERFEQALRTGQAYDLVCLDINMPGINGFEVLSRMRDLEEEYSGAVTRKSTILMVSAHSGKEQIMLAIERSDGFIVKPITRDVLYAKLIALGFDVPAFKTVPIDLSRQPVVEDNKRSVETAGAQFVQNKAAAPVVDLSVDDDLFMDAAASVMQMDMTDSEENLMPDDLPVLELCDGQLCFRTFHDAQAGAPELMMQVIRGAWVARLGESLKACSVGEGLEVDKKGICLRALCSGQLVLERNVLKVESALTLGSGLLPSDIRFVGDVRVDGDLPGGQTIHAGKDVRIKGIMGNSCIISDGEVQVYRLHGAEKGEIRAAGNVKAEAVYNARIESEKDIHVEGECIGSNIFSLGRVDAETITGGKCIAKACISVNRAGAAQDVTTILMAGIDYRVEEQLVELKANLHRAQDEVRRLEQLVGPRLSEIKAIEGIPSYAGDRQRTFVEQLIAKRAEQAALGQDIEDARRNMVVETTPSIDVTDVLFEGVVIQLGSARVVTAKTYHGGAHVHLDQVSSRILFEKMGQG encoded by the coding sequence ATGGCAATTAGGTCGCTGGTGGTTGATGATTTTCCCATGAACAGAATGATTCTGCATAAATATCTATCTGTTCTGGGCACAGTGCATGATGCGGATGAAGGATTAAGCGGCGTGGAGCGGTTTGAGCAGGCATTGCGAACCGGTCAGGCATATGATCTTGTATGTCTTGATATCAATATGCCGGGTATCAACGGATTTGAAGTTCTGTCGCGGATGAGAGATCTAGAGGAGGAATACAGTGGCGCGGTGACTCGAAAATCGACCATTCTAATGGTGTCGGCTCATTCAGGAAAAGAACAGATCATGCTGGCCATCGAGCGGTCGGATGGGTTTATTGTGAAGCCGATCACCCGAGACGTGTTGTATGCCAAGCTGATTGCGCTGGGATTTGATGTTCCGGCGTTCAAAACCGTACCCATCGACCTGAGCCGGCAACCGGTGGTGGAGGACAACAAGAGGTCGGTAGAAACGGCGGGTGCGCAATTCGTTCAGAATAAAGCAGCAGCACCGGTGGTAGATTTGTCTGTGGATGACGATTTATTTATGGATGCTGCCGCATCAGTCATGCAGATGGATATGACTGACAGCGAAGAGAATTTGATGCCCGATGACTTACCTGTGCTTGAGCTTTGCGATGGACAGCTTTGTTTTCGCACTTTTCATGATGCACAAGCAGGGGCTCCGGAGCTAATGATGCAAGTGATACGAGGTGCATGGGTGGCCCGTCTCGGGGAATCCTTGAAAGCCTGTTCCGTTGGAGAGGGGCTGGAAGTGGATAAGAAAGGGATCTGTTTGCGGGCTTTGTGCAGCGGGCAGCTCGTACTTGAACGCAATGTTCTGAAAGTCGAAAGTGCATTGACTCTCGGAAGTGGATTGCTGCCGTCTGACATCCGTTTTGTCGGAGACGTACGAGTTGATGGAGATCTTCCGGGCGGACAGACTATTCATGCGGGAAAAGATGTGCGAATCAAGGGCATCATGGGAAACAGCTGTATTATCAGCGATGGCGAAGTACAGGTCTATCGGTTGCATGGTGCAGAAAAAGGCGAGATTCGTGCTGCAGGAAATGTTAAAGCCGAAGCCGTTTATAATGCACGTATCGAGTCAGAAAAAGATATTCATGTAGAAGGCGAATGTATCGGTTCTAATATCTTCAGTCTGGGACGTGTTGATGCAGAAACCATCACTGGAGGGAAGTGCATTGCCAAGGCATGTATTTCGGTGAACCGGGCCGGGGCAGCGCAGGACGTGACGACGATTCTGATGGCTGGGATAGACTATCGGGTTGAAGAACAGTTGGTAGAATTAAAGGCGAACCTCCATCGTGCACAGGATGAGGTGCGCCGCTTGGAGCAGCTGGTCGGACCGCGTTTATCGGAAATTAAGGCGATTGAGGGCATTCCGTCCTATGCTGGTGACCGGCAGCGAACTTTTGTTGAACAACTGATTGCAAAACGCGCGGAGCAGGCGGCTCTCGGTCAGGATATTGAAGATGCCAGGCGCAACATGGTGGTTGAGACAACTCCTTCGATCGATGTGACCGATGTCCTGTTCGAGGGTGTGGTCATTCAACTCGGTTCAGCACGTGTGGTGACTGCGAAAACCTATCATGGCGGTGCACATGTCCATCTAGATCAGGTGAGTAGTCGTATCCTGTTTGAGAAGATGGGGCAGGGGTGA